A DNA window from Rossellomorea marisflavi contains the following coding sequences:
- a CDS encoding YusG family protein, whose amino-acid sequence MLTPKQADVTDRVIGKVKDGSIELFLDNQSIGKVPLSLEGISMQPNFEAKENKIYQSYTSSEGHDARYTDCDEGGWC is encoded by the coding sequence ATGCTTACACCCAAACAGGCCGATGTGACCGATCGTGTCATTGGAAAAGTGAAGGATGGCTCCATTGAGCTGTTCCTCGATAACCAGTCAATCGGGAAAGTCCCCCTTTCGTTGGAGGGGATCAGCATGCAGCCGAATTTCGAGGCGAAAGAAAACAAAATCTACCAGAGCTATACCTCATCAGAAGGGCATGATGCCCGCTATACGGATTGCGATGAAGGTGGATGGTGTTAG
- a CDS encoding ABC transporter ATP-binding protein, with the protein MSKCLQTKDLTLAYGERTIIDQMDLDIPKGEITVFIGGNGCGKSTLLRSIARLLKPKEGSVLLDGESISRLSTKEVARKMAILPQTPVSPEGLTVLQLVKQGRYPHQSWLKQWSRKDEEIVEDALRATGMEEFRDRKVDELSGGQRQRAWIALTLAQDTDIILLDEPTTYLDMTHQIEILDLLFELNEREGRTIVMVLHDINLACRYAHNIVAIRDREVYAQGKPEDVISCELVKNVFGMDCQVSSDPLFGTPLCIPFGKGRCILKPVGVTG; encoded by the coding sequence ATGAGCAAGTGTCTTCAAACGAAGGATCTGACATTGGCATATGGAGAAAGAACGATCATCGATCAGATGGACCTCGACATCCCCAAGGGTGAAATCACGGTTTTCATCGGAGGGAATGGCTGTGGGAAATCGACGCTGCTGCGCTCTATCGCCCGCTTATTGAAACCGAAGGAGGGGTCCGTCCTTCTTGATGGTGAATCCATTTCCCGTTTGTCGACGAAGGAAGTTGCCCGGAAAATGGCCATTCTCCCGCAAACTCCGGTATCACCTGAAGGATTGACAGTCCTTCAACTTGTGAAGCAGGGAAGGTATCCCCACCAGTCATGGCTCAAGCAGTGGTCCCGAAAGGATGAAGAAATCGTTGAAGATGCGCTTCGTGCAACGGGAATGGAGGAATTCCGCGATCGTAAAGTGGATGAACTATCCGGCGGTCAGCGTCAGCGTGCATGGATTGCCCTGACCCTCGCACAAGATACGGATATCATCCTCCTGGATGAGCCGACGACCTATCTCGACATGACCCACCAGATCGAAATCCTCGATCTCCTGTTTGAGTTGAATGAAAGGGAGGGCCGCACGATCGTCATGGTCCTTCATGACATCAACCTTGCATGTCGATATGCTCACAATATCGTGGCCATTCGTGACCGGGAAGTCTATGCACAAGGTAAGCCGGAGGATGTCATCAGCTGTGAATTGGTGAAGAATGTATTCGGCATGGACTGTCAGGTTTCAAGTGATCCATTATTCGGCACTCCGCTCTGCATTCCGTTCGGGAAAGGGCGCTGCATCCTCAAACCTGTCGGTGTCACGGGATGA
- the fhuF gene encoding siderophore-iron reductase FhuF, with product MTVAGLSRDQWRILEKYRFTVHDGEDGTDVASLLDPAELDVYISNRLHLIGTEDRTAASSIFMKRYAFTAAMALMAMTCWNRKVDVNPKNMVLVDHMKSGLWLPHVHLKNADMETFHSTEEKRTYTQALFNETIVPVIKAAKSSFNVPEMILWENVAVYIYWIYETDDFFTGERNGADRDEDFRMLLSEEHAHWFGTCRKNPLNRFFGEKSPVDGELVRVRKTCCFSYRVGGVAGKCITCPLHDGNRKES from the coding sequence ATGACGGTAGCCGGTCTGAGCAGGGACCAATGGCGCATACTGGAGAAATATCGTTTCACGGTGCACGATGGTGAAGACGGTACCGATGTGGCATCTTTACTCGATCCTGCCGAATTGGACGTGTACATCTCAAACAGGCTCCATTTAATCGGGACGGAAGACCGTACGGCAGCCTCATCAATCTTTATGAAACGATACGCTTTCACCGCTGCCATGGCGCTCATGGCAATGACCTGCTGGAATCGTAAGGTGGACGTGAACCCCAAGAACATGGTTCTAGTCGATCACATGAAAAGTGGACTGTGGCTCCCCCATGTGCATTTGAAAAACGCAGATATGGAAACGTTCCATTCTACAGAAGAGAAAAGGACATATACTCAAGCCCTCTTTAACGAAACGATTGTTCCAGTGATCAAGGCCGCGAAATCTTCATTCAACGTGCCAGAGATGATTCTTTGGGAAAATGTCGCAGTCTATATCTATTGGATCTATGAGACGGACGATTTTTTTACCGGTGAAAGGAATGGAGCTGACAGGGATGAGGACTTCCGGATGCTTCTGTCTGAAGAACATGCCCACTGGTTCGGGACCTGCAGGAAAAATCCCCTCAACCGCTTTTTTGGAGAGAAATCTCCAGTCGATGGGGAATTGGTGAGAGTGAGAAAGACGTGTTGCTTTTCATACCGGGTCGGAGGAGTCGCCGGTAAATGTATAACCTGTCCCCTTCATGACGGGAACAGAAAGGAGAGTTGA
- a CDS encoding YuzL family protein codes for MAKHKKDPSKGGVSAASIKGDAGPGTEPGGKRNSQNNQYKKQP; via the coding sequence GTGGCCAAACATAAGAAGGATCCATCAAAAGGCGGGGTCAGCGCAGCCAGCATCAAAGGTGATGCCGGTCCTGGTACTGAACCTGGCGGCAAGCGCAATAGCCAGAACAACCAATACAAAAAACAACCGTAA
- a CDS encoding acetyl-CoA C-acetyltransferase, whose translation MREAVIVAGARTPVGKSRKGSLAGVRPDDLGALVVKETLKRAGGYEGNIDDLIIGCAMPEAEQGLNMARNIGGLAGLPDTVPAITINRYCSSGLQSIAYAAEKIMLGHSDTAIAGGAESMSMVPMMGHVARPNPTLAETAPEYYMSMGHTAEEVARKFGISREDQDAFAVKSHQKAARAIAEGKFNDEIVPVDVVRRSVSDANKLVEKSFSFATDEGVREGTSADVLAKLRPAFNVRGSVTAGNSSQTSDGAAAVMVMDREKAGSLGLQQLVKFRSFAVAGVPPEIMGIGPVEAIPKALKMAGLELSDIGLFELNEAFASQSLQVIRHLGLDEEKVNVNGGAIALGHPLGCTGSKLTLTLMHEMKRRNEQFGIVTMCIGGGMGAAGVFELIG comes from the coding sequence ATGCGTGAAGCAGTCATTGTCGCCGGTGCTCGTACACCGGTGGGGAAATCAAGGAAAGGTTCGCTTGCCGGGGTGAGACCGGACGATCTTGGAGCACTGGTCGTCAAGGAAACGTTGAAACGTGCAGGCGGATATGAAGGGAACATCGATGATCTCATCATCGGCTGTGCCATGCCCGAAGCTGAGCAGGGGTTGAATATGGCCCGTAACATCGGAGGTCTTGCGGGACTCCCGGACACGGTACCTGCCATAACCATCAACCGTTATTGTTCTTCCGGTTTACAATCCATTGCCTACGCGGCGGAGAAAATCATGCTTGGCCATTCAGACACAGCCATCGCAGGCGGTGCAGAAAGCATGAGCATGGTCCCGATGATGGGGCATGTGGCGAGACCGAATCCAACCTTGGCTGAAACGGCTCCTGAATACTATATGAGCATGGGCCACACAGCCGAAGAAGTGGCCAGGAAATTCGGCATTTCACGTGAAGATCAAGACGCCTTTGCAGTTAAAAGCCACCAAAAAGCGGCCAGGGCCATCGCTGAAGGGAAATTCAACGACGAAATCGTTCCTGTCGATGTCGTGAGACGCTCCGTGTCAGACGCCAACAAACTTGTGGAAAAATCCTTCTCATTCGCTACGGATGAGGGGGTTCGGGAAGGAACGAGTGCCGACGTACTGGCAAAACTTCGTCCGGCATTCAACGTAAGGGGATCGGTCACCGCCGGGAATTCATCCCAAACGAGTGACGGGGCAGCTGCGGTCATGGTCATGGATCGCGAAAAAGCAGGCTCTCTTGGACTTCAGCAATTGGTGAAATTCAGAAGCTTTGCCGTTGCAGGTGTTCCACCTGAAATCATGGGGATCGGTCCTGTTGAGGCGATTCCAAAGGCACTCAAGATGGCTGGGCTTGAGCTCTCAGACATCGGTCTGTTCGAATTGAATGAAGCATTCGCCTCCCAGTCCCTCCAGGTGATCCGTCATCTTGGTCTGGATGAAGAGAAGGTGAACGTGAACGGAGGGGCCATCGCCCTCGGGCACCCACTTGGATGCACGGGATCGAAGCTGACCCTCACCCTGATGCACGAGATGAAAAGACGCAACGAACAGTTCGGGATCGTCACGATGTGTATCGGTGGCGGAATGGGCGCCGCGGGAGTCTTTGAACTGATCGGCTGA
- a CDS encoding acyl-CoA dehydrogenase family protein: protein MANQTDKLIKGGSFLIEDVTYEQVFTPEDYSDEHKMIAKTTEDYVLNEVVPVIENLENHEFDHSVRLLKEAGELGLLGADVPEEYGGLGLDKVSSALIAERMSRAGGFSISHGAHVGIGSLPIVLFGNEDQKTKYLPPLSTGEKLAAYALTEPGSGSDALGAKTTAKLNEAGTHYVLNGEKQWITNSAFADVFIVYAKIDGEQFSAFIVEKDFPGVSTGPEEKKMGIKSSSTRTLILEDAEVPVENLLGQAGKGHIIAFNILNIGRYKLGVGAVGASKRALEVTVAYTNQRQQFKTPISSFNLTKEKLSTMASKLYAAESSVYRTVGLFEDRMSKLSDEEVKNGSEVAKSIAEYAIECSLNKFFGTEVLDYIVDEGVQLHGGYGFMQEYEIERLYRDSRINRIFEGTNEINRLLVPGTYLRKAMKGELPLLQKAQALQEELMMLMPEEVSDEPLAQEKYLVRNAKKIGLMLAGLAAQKFGKDLEKEQEVLVNIADIVSEAYAMESVVLRTEKAIASAGLEKAKQKHLYTQIFCQEAFNKIEQHAKETLVATESGDTLRIMLSALKKFTRHTPVNVIALKRDASVKLIDAEKYIV, encoded by the coding sequence ATGGCAAATCAAACAGATAAATTGATCAAAGGCGGAAGCTTCCTGATTGAAGATGTTACGTATGAGCAGGTGTTCACGCCTGAAGACTACAGCGATGAGCACAAAATGATCGCCAAGACGACGGAGGACTACGTACTGAACGAAGTCGTTCCTGTCATCGAGAATCTTGAAAACCACGAGTTCGATCACTCCGTGCGTTTGTTGAAAGAAGCGGGTGAACTGGGACTACTCGGTGCCGATGTACCAGAGGAGTATGGCGGACTCGGCCTCGATAAAGTAAGTTCAGCCCTGATTGCAGAGCGTATGTCCAGAGCAGGAGGATTCTCGATTTCCCACGGTGCCCACGTCGGGATCGGTTCTCTTCCAATCGTCCTCTTCGGGAATGAAGATCAGAAAACAAAGTATCTGCCGCCTCTTTCCACGGGAGAAAAACTTGCAGCGTACGCCCTGACAGAGCCTGGATCCGGATCTGATGCACTGGGGGCCAAAACGACGGCCAAGCTGAACGAAGCCGGGACTCATTACGTATTGAACGGAGAGAAACAGTGGATCACAAACTCAGCGTTTGCCGATGTCTTCATCGTATACGCCAAGATCGATGGGGAGCAATTCTCTGCCTTCATCGTAGAGAAAGATTTCCCTGGCGTATCCACAGGGCCGGAAGAGAAGAAGATGGGAATTAAGAGTTCCTCCACCCGTACGCTGATCCTTGAAGATGCAGAAGTACCGGTTGAAAACCTTCTTGGTCAGGCAGGGAAAGGGCACATCATCGCATTCAACATCCTCAACATCGGCCGTTATAAGCTTGGGGTGGGGGCAGTCGGAGCGAGCAAGCGTGCGCTTGAAGTAACGGTTGCCTATACGAATCAGCGTCAGCAGTTCAAGACGCCAATCTCCTCTTTCAACCTGACAAAAGAAAAGCTTTCAACGATGGCATCCAAGCTATATGCCGCAGAAAGCTCCGTCTACCGTACGGTCGGTCTCTTCGAGGACCGGATGAGCAAGCTCTCTGATGAAGAAGTCAAAAACGGGTCTGAAGTGGCCAAATCCATTGCGGAATATGCGATCGAATGCTCACTCAATAAATTCTTCGGTACGGAAGTGCTGGACTACATCGTGGATGAAGGCGTCCAGCTTCACGGTGGTTACGGGTTCATGCAGGAATATGAAATCGAGCGACTCTACAGGGATTCCCGCATCAACCGGATCTTCGAGGGGACGAACGAGATCAATCGCCTCCTTGTACCAGGCACCTATTTGCGAAAAGCCATGAAAGGTGAACTTCCACTCCTTCAAAAAGCACAGGCCCTGCAGGAAGAACTGATGATGCTTATGCCTGAAGAAGTGAGCGACGAGCCTCTTGCACAAGAAAAGTATCTTGTACGCAATGCGAAAAAGATCGGCCTGATGCTTGCGGGACTTGCAGCACAAAAATTCGGTAAGGACCTGGAGAAAGAGCAGGAGGTCCTTGTGAATATCGCCGACATCGTCTCAGAAGCATATGCAATGGAATCCGTGGTACTGAGAACCGAAAAAGCAATTGCATCGGCCGGTTTGGAGAAAGCCAAGCAGAAGCATCTTTACACGCAGATCTTCTGTCAGGAGGCTTTCAATAAAATCGAGCAGCATGCAAAAGAAACGTTGGTGGCGACGGAATCAGGGGACACGCTCCGCATCATGCTGTCGGCCTTGAAAAAATTCACCCGCCACACGCCGGTCAACGTCATCGCCCTCAAACGCGATGCATCCGTGAAACTGATCGACGCCGAAAAATATATCGTGTAA
- the gcvH gene encoding glycine cleavage system protein GcvH, producing the protein MSTPKELRYSEEHEWVKSEGGNVRIGITAFAQSELGDIVFVELPEVGDEVKANEPFGSVESVKTVSELYAPVSGKVVEVNEDLSDSPEFVNESPYEKAWMVVVEPSDAGEVDKLMTSEEYDKMINEG; encoded by the coding sequence ATGAGCACACCGAAAGAACTGCGTTATTCAGAAGAACATGAATGGGTAAAGTCCGAAGGCGGTAACGTCCGAATCGGAATCACAGCATTCGCACAATCAGAACTTGGTGACATCGTCTTTGTCGAGCTGCCGGAAGTCGGCGATGAAGTCAAAGCGAACGAGCCTTTCGGAAGCGTTGAATCGGTCAAGACCGTTTCTGAACTTTACGCTCCTGTATCAGGAAAAGTGGTCGAAGTGAACGAAGACCTGTCTGACAGCCCTGAATTCGTCAACGAATCTCCATACGAGAAAGCATGGATGGTTGTTGTGGAACCTTCAGACGCTGGTGAAGTGGACAAACTGATGACATCTGAAGAATACGATAAAATGATCAACGAAGGCTAA
- a CDS encoding GNAT family N-acetyltransferase has protein sequence MEFIPMEIRSPYFPRMVRLYSRLFNVERIPMEIQFRKHAKYPGHEGYLVVENGAVIGYIYGYTSLAGQYYHDLLARHLLPDKEWVRHAMELVELGVAPEHRGKGIAGRLMDALLEGRREEKALLTVRKENTGAIRFYERKGWVVVKEGFYPHVPEEYFIMGKRLT, from the coding sequence ATGGAGTTTATACCGATGGAGATCCGCAGTCCTTATTTTCCAAGGATGGTGAGGTTGTACAGCAGACTTTTTAACGTGGAACGCATACCGATGGAGATCCAGTTCAGAAAACATGCGAAATACCCGGGGCATGAAGGGTATCTTGTGGTGGAGAATGGGGCTGTCATCGGATACATTTATGGTTACACGTCACTTGCCGGCCAATATTATCACGATCTTCTCGCCCGGCATCTGCTGCCTGATAAAGAATGGGTGAGGCATGCCATGGAACTAGTGGAGCTGGGAGTGGCTCCTGAACATAGAGGGAAGGGGATTGCAGGGAGACTCATGGATGCCCTCCTTGAAGGAAGAAGGGAAGAGAAGGCGCTCCTGACCGTCAGGAAGGAAAATACAGGTGCGATCCGATTTTACGAAAGAAAAGGCTGGGTGGTCGTAAAGGAAGGATTCTACCCCCATGTGCCGGAAGAATATTTCATCATGGGCAAAAGACTTACGTAA
- a CDS encoding DUF2573 family protein → MSEFDDQFDALIEKYTELLLGESTSEKKEMVTRYALYSFIAKNMPALVKHWNSLYPEGKADMKEMVEQIKEWNRIHREQTKGQDDS, encoded by the coding sequence ATGAGTGAATTTGACGATCAGTTTGATGCCTTGATTGAGAAATACACGGAGCTGCTCCTTGGTGAGAGCACATCTGAAAAGAAAGAGATGGTCACCCGCTATGCGCTGTATTCCTTCATTGCCAAAAATATGCCTGCCCTCGTCAAGCATTGGAACTCCCTATATCCAGAAGGAAAAGCGGATATGAAAGAGATGGTGGAGCAGATCAAGGAGTGGAACAGGATCCACCGCGAGCAAACGAAAGGCCAGGATGATTCATAA
- a CDS encoding 3-hydroxyacyl-CoA dehydrogenase/enoyl-CoA hydratase family protein translates to MVRRIQKAAVLGSGVMGSGIAAHLANIGIPTMLLDIVPKNLSDKDAAKGWTMEHPSFRNQFSENALKKLLKQKPAPLTVKGNLSLITPGNLEDDLESLKDCDWIIEVVVENLDVKKQVFEKIEPFRKEGSIISSNTSGISIEAMKEGRSEDFRKHFLGTHFFNPPRYLKLLEVIPTGETDPEVLSFMKEFGEDVLGKGVVLAKDTPNFIANRIGTYGLLVTVQEMLKGGYSVGEVDSITGPAIGRPKSATFRTLDVVGLDTFAHVAKNVYDQVDGDEKNVFEIPAFIQTMLEKGWYGSKSGQGFYLKQGKEILELDPETLEYGPRKKLKTASTELSRNEKGLNNKMKALVYAKDRAGSLLWNILSPVLLYSAELHGEIADDIVAIDQAMKWGFGWEKGPFETWDAIGVERSVSLMKEEGLNVPVWVDQMLEAGFTTFYSEDESGQRSFYHEGSYRAEEKNPKHISLKQLKKQGKVIKKNTGASLIDIGDGVALLEFHSQNNAIGLDILQMINSSVDEVEKNYKGLVIGNQGKNFCVGANLAMILMEAQDDVYELDMVVRHFQSAMMKIKYSSKPVVAAPFGMTLGGGSEVCLPAARIQATMETYMGLVEAGVGLIPGGGGNKELYMKHLQDLPNGVDFDLQKVANKVFETIAMAKVSTSGDEARENNFLNKRDGVSVNQDHQLYDAKQAVLALHQTGYRAPQRKKVPVVGETGYGTLLLGAQAMLHSGYISEHDLKIAKKLAYVIAGGKVPFGTEVDEQYLLDLEREAFLSLVAEPKSQQRMQHMLVKGKPLRN, encoded by the coding sequence TTGGTACGTAGAATTCAGAAAGCGGCAGTATTGGGATCGGGTGTCATGGGTTCCGGCATCGCTGCACACCTTGCAAATATCGGGATCCCCACCATGCTTCTCGACATCGTCCCTAAAAACCTCTCCGACAAAGACGCAGCAAAAGGATGGACAATGGAGCATCCTTCTTTTAGGAACCAATTTAGTGAAAACGCTTTAAAGAAGCTATTGAAACAAAAACCGGCACCACTCACGGTGAAAGGGAATCTCAGCTTGATCACTCCAGGAAACCTGGAAGACGATCTTGAATCATTGAAAGACTGTGATTGGATCATTGAAGTGGTCGTTGAGAACTTGGATGTGAAAAAACAGGTGTTCGAGAAGATCGAGCCGTTCAGAAAAGAGGGGAGCATCATCAGCTCCAATACGTCCGGTATTTCCATCGAAGCGATGAAGGAAGGGCGATCTGAGGACTTCCGCAAGCACTTCCTCGGCACCCACTTCTTCAATCCTCCCCGCTACCTGAAGCTGCTGGAGGTCATCCCGACGGGCGAAACCGATCCTGAGGTCCTGTCATTCATGAAGGAATTCGGCGAAGATGTGCTTGGGAAGGGCGTCGTCCTTGCGAAAGATACGCCGAACTTCATCGCCAACCGTATCGGGACGTACGGCCTCCTCGTCACAGTACAGGAAATGCTCAAAGGCGGATACAGCGTCGGCGAGGTGGACTCCATTACGGGTCCTGCCATCGGACGGCCGAAGAGTGCGACATTCCGGACCCTTGACGTTGTGGGGCTCGATACATTCGCCCATGTGGCGAAAAACGTGTACGACCAGGTGGACGGAGATGAGAAAAACGTATTCGAGATCCCGGCCTTCATCCAGACCATGCTTGAAAAAGGGTGGTATGGAAGCAAGAGCGGTCAGGGTTTTTACTTGAAGCAGGGTAAAGAGATCCTTGAGCTTGATCCGGAAACACTTGAATATGGCCCGAGGAAAAAATTGAAAACGGCCTCAACAGAGCTGAGCCGTAATGAAAAAGGCTTGAACAATAAGATGAAAGCATTGGTCTATGCCAAGGATCGTGCTGGTTCCTTACTATGGAATATATTATCTCCGGTCCTTCTCTATTCCGCAGAGCTCCACGGTGAAATTGCCGACGATATCGTTGCCATCGACCAGGCGATGAAATGGGGCTTCGGCTGGGAAAAGGGACCGTTTGAAACATGGGATGCCATCGGGGTGGAGCGTTCCGTCTCTTTAATGAAGGAAGAAGGGCTGAACGTCCCTGTTTGGGTAGACCAAATGCTTGAAGCAGGATTCACGACGTTCTACAGCGAAGATGAATCGGGCCAGCGCTCCTTCTACCACGAAGGAAGCTACAGAGCGGAAGAGAAAAATCCCAAGCATATCAGTTTGAAACAGCTGAAGAAGCAAGGGAAAGTCATCAAGAAAAACACGGGTGCCAGCCTGATCGATATCGGCGATGGCGTAGCACTCCTAGAGTTCCATTCTCAGAACAATGCCATCGGCCTCGACATCCTTCAGATGATCAACTCATCTGTTGACGAAGTGGAGAAGAATTACAAAGGCTTGGTGATCGGGAACCAGGGCAAGAACTTCTGCGTCGGGGCAAACCTCGCCATGATCCTCATGGAAGCGCAGGATGACGTGTACGAATTGGATATGGTCGTCCGTCATTTCCAATCGGCGATGATGAAGATCAAATATTCATCCAAACCGGTTGTGGCTGCACCATTCGGTATGACTCTCGGAGGTGGAAGCGAAGTTTGCCTGCCGGCAGCCCGCATCCAGGCAACCATGGAAACGTATATGGGACTTGTTGAAGCCGGAGTCGGATTGATCCCTGGTGGGGGAGGCAATAAGGAGCTTTATATGAAGCACCTGCAGGACCTTCCGAACGGAGTGGACTTCGACCTTCAGAAGGTAGCGAATAAAGTATTCGAAACAATCGCCATGGCAAAGGTGTCCACGTCGGGTGATGAAGCGAGGGAAAACAACTTCCTCAATAAGCGTGACGGAGTGAGTGTCAATCAGGATCACCAGCTCTATGATGCAAAGCAGGCAGTCCTTGCCCTCCATCAGACCGGGTACCGTGCCCCGCAACGCAAAAAAGTGCCGGTGGTAGGCGAAACAGGCTACGGGACATTATTGCTCGGAGCACAGGCCATGCTTCATTCCGGGTATATCTCGGAGCACGACCTGAAGATCGCCAAGAAGCTTGCCTACGTAATTGCAGGCGGGAAAGTTCCATTCGGTACGGAAGTGGATGAACAATACCTTCTGGACCTTGAACGGGAAGCGTTCCTCAGTCTTGTAGCAGAACCGAAATCACAGCAGCGGATGCAGCATATGCTCGTTAAAGGAAAACCATTGCGCAACTAA
- a CDS encoding proline dehydrogenase family protein, producing the protein MEQAMRNFFLFLSKNKSMTKLAKKYGLRFGAARFVAGSSIVQATEVIRELNKQNLAVTIDYLGEFVDNEEEANAMAKECVEAIRAIGKEHLNSQLSLKMTSMGLDISEEVVMKNMRMILDEATRQNVFVTIDMEDYGRCGQTIDIFKRLKSEYDNIGTVIQAYLYRTEKDIDDLNHYSPNLRLVKGAYKESPEVAFPDKKDVDESFKRIIKTHLLNGNYTAIATHDDAMIEYTKQLVEEYNIPYDQFEFQMLFGIRVERQHELVKEGYKMRVYVPYGTDWYGYFMRRLAERPANVAFVLKGVMKK; encoded by the coding sequence ATGGAACAGGCAATGCGTAATTTCTTTCTATTCCTTTCAAAAAATAAATCAATGACGAAGCTCGCCAAAAAGTATGGTTTGCGATTCGGTGCCGCACGTTTCGTGGCAGGATCATCGATCGTCCAGGCAACAGAGGTCATACGGGAGCTCAACAAACAGAATCTTGCCGTCACCATCGATTACCTTGGTGAATTTGTGGATAACGAAGAAGAGGCGAATGCCATGGCGAAGGAGTGCGTAGAGGCGATCCGCGCCATCGGGAAAGAACATCTGAACTCCCAGTTGTCCTTGAAGATGACGTCCATGGGGCTGGATATCTCAGAAGAAGTGGTCATGAAGAACATGAGGATGATCCTCGATGAGGCCACAAGACAAAATGTATTCGTCACCATCGACATGGAGGATTACGGACGATGCGGCCAGACCATCGATATTTTCAAGAGGCTCAAATCCGAATATGACAACATCGGTACGGTCATTCAAGCCTATCTATATAGAACGGAAAAGGATATCGACGATCTTAATCACTATTCACCCAATCTGCGATTGGTGAAGGGGGCATACAAAGAATCCCCTGAAGTGGCATTTCCGGATAAAAAGGACGTAGATGAGAGCTTCAAGCGCATCATCAAGACCCACCTCCTTAACGGAAATTATACCGCCATCGCGACTCATGACGATGCCATGATCGAATACACGAAACAGCTCGTTGAAGAATATAACATCCCTTATGATCAATTCGAATTCCAGATGCTGTTCGGGATCAGGGTGGAGCGTCAGCATGAACTCGTGAAGGAAGGATACAAAATGCGGGTCTATGTTCCGTATGGTACCGACTGGTATGGATACTTCATGAGGAGGCTCGCTGAAAGACCGGCAAACGTCGCGTTTGTTCTAAAAGGGGTCATGAAGAAATAA
- a CDS encoding arsenate reductase family protein — MAITFYSYPKCGTCRKAKKWLEQEDVDFNEIHIVEEPPSKETLKELYEKSGLPLKKFFNTSGMKYRELGLKDKINTASDDELLELLASDGMLIKRPLTTNGQKVTLGFKEETFEDAWK, encoded by the coding sequence ATGGCAATCACATTCTATTCCTACCCTAAATGCGGGACATGCCGCAAGGCGAAAAAATGGCTTGAACAAGAAGATGTTGACTTCAACGAAATACATATTGTCGAGGAGCCACCGTCTAAGGAAACGCTGAAAGAACTTTATGAAAAAAGCGGACTGCCCCTGAAAAAATTCTTCAATACAAGCGGCATGAAATACAGGGAATTAGGCTTGAAAGACAAGATAAATACCGCCTCAGACGACGAACTCCTCGAACTACTGGCTTCAGATGGGATGCTGATCAAGCGCCCCCTCACGACCAATGGTCAAAAGGTGACCCTCGGCTTCAAGGAAGAAACGTTTGAAGATGCTTGGAAGTAA
- a CDS encoding spore coat protein: protein MDQSKIQNPKTQVPDTPQMNDRDFMTDILTLEKHMTASYGTALNEASHDGLYQDILSVFTETQNAQRDIYNEMFRKGWYSLEAADNQTLQQSLKQHQQTAAQFPYKENGPIQ from the coding sequence ATGGATCAATCCAAGATTCAAAACCCCAAGACCCAAGTACCTGATACCCCTCAGATGAATGATCGGGATTTCATGACCGACATCTTGACACTGGAGAAGCATATGACCGCTTCCTATGGGACCGCGTTGAATGAAGCGAGCCACGATGGATTGTACCAGGATATCCTCTCCGTGTTCACGGAAACCCAGAACGCCCAACGGGACATCTACAACGAAATGTTCCGAAAAGGCTGGTATTCACTGGAAGCTGCGGATAACCAAACGCTGCAGCAGTCCCTCAAGCAACACCAGCAGACCGCAGCTCAGTTCCCTTATAAGGAGAACGGACCCATTCAATAA